The sequence ttcagcatgtacatcctGGTGCAgtgcacgcacgcgcatcagctaTTTGtgtacattgtagctgctagcatctttcttaacacatagactaatataagaagaaacactcacccttaCGCAGAACAAACAATGTGTTGCGGACCCATCCACTCACAAAAAaagcagatagtttgtgatatggTCGGCTAATGGCCAtcagcacagccaccgcccATAGTCAATAGTGCCTTTTGAAAACATAatatagggtctttcttaccagtgacaccagtatagtgcaattttccagtaaacaatatattggttccttcaacaaacagtgacaaaatttctgtgaagacgtacctgcacattttagtgaaaaagcagaaaaggttttgaaaaaaaattgatacttagcgggagcatatcgataatcgatcgtgtggaaaaatattgcgatatattgccgtatcgagataaCGTCGCACTCCTACCTTCAACGTGGAGGGGGAATACCCCTTGTTCAGAAGTGAATGTAGGATTGCAGGAACCAAGTAGTGCAAGGGTCCACATTATTACTCGATCACCAGGCCGAGAATGgctggactaatgtgctctgacctaaGTTATAGTATTAGAGCAAAGATACGTttgtgtttccattaaagtttgAGAAAAAAGGGCAATTGTGTGGAAATATTATAAGGAGAGCAGACTAAAGCTTAGGCTCCTTGACTGTGGGGCTATAATTCCAATGAATTGCATTTAAACCATTACgtccacatttgtttttttttattttgactttaattACTTTAATTAGTTTTTAGGTGAACAAATGCTTTTGGCCACAAAGTAACTAACAGGAACTAATCGCTGACCAACCCTTTTCCAGTCAGCAGGTACTCTGAGAAGATGAGACATGAAATGAGCCGAGACTCCAACTTCATAATGTCATACGGCGAGTGTGAGGAGACTCGACTGGAGGAGCTTTACATCGACACTCAGATGGAGATGTTAAATGAACGCAATGAGAGTCTAGGCTTTCTGCACAGCCTGGACCAGCTTTTGGGAGACCAAAGGGAGGCTATGTTTAATCCCCAAGGTGAAATTATTTATGTGATGGGTGATGCTGGTATGGGAAAGTCCATTCTCTTGCAGAAGCTCCAGAATCTGTGGTCCAAGAAGGAGCTGCAGACAGATGCCATCTTCTTCTTTAACTTTCGCTGTAGGATGTTCAGCATGTTAAAGAGCTCAGATCCAATCTCACTCAGAGAGTTGTTATTTAGACACAACTGCTTCCCAGACTATGATCCAGATAATGAGGTGTTTGAATACATACTACGCTGCCCGGAGAAGGTGATTTTCACATTTGATGGCTTTGATGAGATCCAGGCAGATGTCGgtgtgatgaatgtgttggAGGTGGCATCACCAGAGCACAGGGCCAATCCTTTGCAGCTGCTCATCAGCCTGCTCACTGGGAAACTTCTCCAGGGCTCCCAGAAAGTGCTGACAGCACGCACCGGCATCGAGGTTCAGAGCAGAGTGATCAGGAAGAAGGTGGTGCTTCGGGGGTTTTCCCCAAATCATCTGAGAACGTACCTCCACCTGCACTTCAAAGAGCAGGAGCACAGAGAACTGGTGTGGAACCAACTGGAAGCCAGTCCCCACCTCTGTGGCCTGTGCTCTACACCCCTCTTCTGTTGGATCATTTTCAAGAGCTTTTGGCACCTGCACATGTTCCATGACAGCTTCTGTCTGCCAGAAACCTTAGTTGCACTCACTGACATCTTCCTCCTGCTGACTGAGGTCTTCCTCAGTCATCAAGCCTTGCCTGCTCCTTCCCTGCTAAAGAAAAGCATGCGATGCACCTTTGAGACGTTCAAGGCCGGACTCAAGCCACTCAGGGCCTTTGCTAGGTTGGCTCTTCTGGCTATGGAGAAAGGAAGCTTGATATGTGACAAAGCAGAGATGACAGCATGTGGTCTGAACCAGGAGGATATCACTTTGGGCTTTGTGAGACCTTGTTATGATCCCAGTGGCAGCTCAACTACCTTTGAATTCCTCCATGTTACCTTGCAGTCGTTTTTGGCAGCGTTTGCTCTGGTGTTAGATGAACAGTCGGCTCCCAGCTCAATCCTGAAATTCTTCACAAAGGTCAACAAGAGAAGAGCTTTCTGTATGCCTTTAGATTTCTGCTGCAGCAACTCCAAGAAGCCCAGCGACAATGACCGCTTCAACGCTATAGAGCATCTGCAGTTCATCAACCTG is a genomic window of Gouania willdenowi chromosome 16, fGouWil2.1, whole genome shotgun sequence containing:
- the nod1 gene encoding nucleotide-binding oligomerization domain-containing protein 1 isoform X2, which produces MEEGRMSCLHLLTFHRELLVSRLRSIQCILDNLLASGYFCEEDIEIVQQANTKADQVRKILDLLRFKGEEACEYFLFVIYKVYDAYIDLQPWLKEINYSPSTEVTRIEVVNTDPISRYSEKMRHEMSRDSNFIMSYGECEETRLEELYIDTQMEMLNERNESLGFLHSLDQLLGDQREAMFNPQGEIIYVMGDAGMGKSILLQKLQNLWSKKELQTDAIFFFNFRCRMFSMLKSSDPISLRELLFRHNCFPDYDPDNEVFEYILRCPEKVIFTFDGFDEIQADVGVMNVLEVASPEHRANPLQLLISLLTGKLLQGSQKVLTARTGIEVQSRVIRKKVVLRGFSPNHLRTYLHLHFKEQEHRELVWNQLEASPHLCGLCSTPLFCWIIFKSFWHLHMFHDSFCLPETLVALTDIFLLLTEVFLSHQALPAPSLLKKSMRCTFETFKAGLKPLRAFARLALLAMEKGSLICDKAEMTACGLNQEDITLGFVRPCYDPSGSSTTFEFLHVTLQSFLAAFALVLDEQSAPSSILKFFTKVNKRRAFCMPLDFCCSNSKKPSDNDRFNAIEHLQFINLFLCGLLSKLHTGLLEQLLPPVMVKKKQALLMSYLSTLVKSHLKGLPGYPSEEGKKVHVMPNFLWILRCVFETRSKDIAQMTAKGISANLIKLGYCNVYSGDCTAINFVLQHRKKLLGLDMDNNKISDYGVKQLRPSFCKMTVVRLCVNQISDNSVEILAEELCKYKVVEVLGLYFNHITDVGAKRVAQIIEECPKLRVLKIGKNQITGIGGRYLANAIQKSSSIFEVGMWGNSIKDEGAEAFAQALRNHPSLTNLRWTDAGRSFERQQCSPHIMVGGE